The sequence below is a genomic window from Aspergillus nidulans FGSC A4 chromosome V.
ATGTTCTCCTACAGAGGATGAATGATTAGCCAGGCCTAGTTAAGAAGACTCTAAATGTTGATCGCAGATTTACCCGGCATTCGGATGAACATTGTCTATCTTCATTGCAGGTCGTATGGCCTAGAGCGACGTCGGCCTCAGGGAAGAAGCACTGGCAAGCTCTATTTCCCGGCTTAGCACGGCATAGAGGATGACGAATACAGATTATACATACCCATTTTGACAGACGAAGCCATTATAATCCTGATGATTCTCTCATTAGCTTCCTTGCCCGGCCTCCAGCCGCCTGGCAAAGATGGGGGTGGGTAGGCTACTCACATTGCTACATTTACCTAAGCAGTCTGCAGTCTTTGAACATTCCTTTTCTGGCTTCTTTTCGCATTTGCACTTTCCACTGGATTTTGTGTCAATTTCGAAGTActtaggcaggaggatgaTACCCAAACTTACTCATTCTGGCAAAAGTAGTCCTCTTCAGACTAGGGTAATAGGTTAGCGATCATCGCCCGCATTCCTAGGCCATTATTGACAGtataaaaagaagagagaagatacTTACGTCGCATTCACCGCTGCAGTCCGAATCCGCCATGCACCCAGCGCTAGGAAGCTCCCGTTCAACAGCCAAAATGACATAGTCCGCATaaccatcgccatccacATCCGTAAGGACAACCCTGCTACCCGGTGCGCCCGAAACGCCCGTGGCCACAGTGCCGTATTCGTGGAATCGATAGTCTCCGTTGTTAATATATGCCTTGACCGCGCCGCCATCATACAGTATCAGATAATCAGCACGACCATCACCGTTAAGATCCGCGTAGCGGATCTTGCTCCCCGGTACGTCATCGACGCCACCTGCAATCAAACGGGGGGCCTCGAAATTGCGTTCGCCGGTCTTGGAACCAACATTATGTGTGTTGATTGACACTGTCGCGGAGCCGTTGATAGCTTGGAGCACATAGTCCGCGTACCCGTCTCCGTCAATGTCTGCGAAATGCACCTTGTCTCCCGAGAATCCGTTGACACCAGCGGCGAAATTCCTCACGACACGCGCGAGCTGACCGTTTTCGTCAAAGAGAGCCGCATGCACTGCGCCGTCTTTTTGGATAGCAAGGTAGTCGTCCCGGCCGTCCCCTGTTACAATCGTTAGAGATCGAAGACAGCACTAACAGAAGTCCCGGGTTGCTCAAGGATCCTTACCATTGATATCTGCCCACTGTACCCATTTGGCTGTCGGTAGTCGGCCATCATAAGCAAAAATGCCTTGCTCATTCCAGACTTTTAGCAAGGGGGGCGTCACCGTCCCGACTCGCTCCCAGTTGTTTCCATCACAGATATTCCGGCTGCTGCCTGTGCCACCTAGGCCGACGCCGGAGGTCACTTCGGGCTCTACAGGGTTTTTGATCCAGCTGCGCGAGTTCGCCTCATCAATAGCATTGAACCAGGCGCCTGCCATCTTCTTGTACCCCTGATTGCCCGGGTGTTTATAGTCATTCGCCGCCAGGTCCTCAGAGGTGAGCAAATTGCCCATGGGGACCACCGCGATATGTTCGCCGGCGTTCTGCTTCTCCGTAACAATACCGTTTAGCGCTTGGTTGAAGACGTTGATCTTAGCCTGCACGTCTGTATGGGTGTTGAGCATGACCTCCGAGACGAGAATCGCTGCATCCGGACAGGCTTCCCTGAGTCCGTCAAGCAATGCCCGGAGGCGGTCCGGCGCAGTCTCGACGGGTTCAACAGGTTTATCCAGATCGTTCGTGCCTAcgtggacgaggatgacgttTGGTCGCGCCTTGACAACACGATCTGACGCAGCGGCGATGTCCGAGATTCGCTTCCCAGAGAGACCCTGGTGGTCGCGGTCCTCGAAGTTGCCATTACGGAACGTGCCAATGAAGTCCACTTTGGATACCCTGTCGTCATCGTTGTCCCCTCCAGTGTCTGCATCATTGAGCAGTAAGTCGTGCAGCCTCCTGCGGTATCCGTTGTCGTCACTGCTGCCAGATCCCTTCGTGATTGAGTCGCCGAGAGGCAACAACCTCAAAGTAGGGAAGGGTTTGGAAGGGACGCCGGCGGAGGAATTAAGCAGTCCCTCGATTATCTCATCCTGCACTTCAAAGAACTCTAATGGAATGTATTCTGCGATAATATCGAAAGACTCATGCAGACAGAGACAGCCCTTGTCATGCCCAGTAGTGCAGCGGTCGTTCGAGGTATCGCAAGCTATGGGATCAGAACACTCATTCGGTCCATTGCAGTTATGATCCGTGCACGTCAGGGAGAACTCATCGCGAGGCGCGTTCTTATCGCAGGTCAgcccatcttcctcttctttgggCTTGGGAATTCCATTGGCGGGGATGTTGAATCGGTGGAACCATTCGTGCTTGATCGCCTCGACACCGCTGACTGATAGCGAGATGATCGACGACACGTAAAGCATCTTCAGCATGTTCCGTCGTGCCTGGGTCTTGAGCACTTGCAGCATTAGGGACAACGTCTCTTGTCCGTACGTATCAAGTGGAAGGATGTCGTTGATGGGGATCTCTGGCAGTGCCCAGGCGGAATCCGGGATGACCTCCAAAGCGCCTTTTTCGACATGTCCAAACCCTTCTTCGAGGAGGCAGACCAGTTCTGACACAGTTAGCCACCTACTGTATAAGATTATGTATAAGAGAGAAGGGGCTTGAAGGGTACATGCCACCTGTCCTGACCCTGCGTTTCACAATTGGGAGTTTACATGCTTCCATTGACTTTGTAACGGTGTTGGCAAGAGCTGTAGCAACCACCGGGGGTACCAAGATAGCAACATCACCAGGACGCTGGCCGTCCTCCGTCGCCGTAGCTGTGTGCATCTTTATATACTCCGTCGTCGAGGGCCCTTGGGTGAGGTATTCTGTCCACACACCGATCCACTGCGAGTCGGTACCTCGCGTGAGCTTCAACCCCATATTCGGGAATTCTGGAGTCTACTCACTTTAGTACTCGATTCCTCCCATGTCAGATAGTTGGTGTCGACGCCGATACGCGGTCTGTATGTCTCTGCATCACCAAAGTCAACTACTGGAGGGTCTGGCCGGCTTGTAATAGTGGGAGCCCGTTCTTCGAGTGTCACTTCTGGAAACAGCTCTATAGTTTTTGACGCGACCACAGCGGCCTTAGCATTCACGCAGGCGGCAGCCAGACAAATGCCAACAACGGCGTGTATAGACCGTAGCCAATGCATCCCGAGGGCCTCGGAACTCTGCAGGAAtcgaggaaaagcaggacACAACTGGCAGGCTTTAGTCCCAAGACGGGATTTATATCATCCGTCAAGCCATGTGAACAGGTGGTCACTACTGTCGCTGTTCAGGCGCTGTGAGGGCTCCTATGTGGCGCCACCGTGCCGTACTAGTCCATCTGCCAAGGCAGAGCACCATGAGGTGGCAAAGAAGAATAGAAATTTTCGCGGCTGAAGGGGTTCAGAAGCACGGATGGTCAATCATAATCTgtagaagaggaaagagcaTTCGACCAAGCAGACTTCATTCGACAAATCATCAATGTG
It includes:
- a CDS encoding uncharacterized protein (transcript_id=CADANIAT00002777) — its product is MHWLRSIHAVVGICLAAACVNAKAAVVASKTIELFPEVTLEERAPTITSRPDPPVVDFGDAETYRPRIGVDTNYLTWEESSTKWIGVWTEYLTQGPSTTEYIKMHTATATEDGQRPGDVAILVPPVVATALANTVTKSMEACKLPIVKRRVRTGGMYPSSPFSLIHNLIHGVEAIKHEWFHRFNIPANGIPKPKEEEDGLTCDKNAPRDEFSLTCTDHNCNGPNECSDPIACDTSNDRCTTGHDKGCLCLHESFDIIAEYIPLEFFEVQDEIIEGLLNSSAGVPSKPFPTLRLLPLGDSITKGSGSSDDNGYRRRLHDLLLNDADTGGDNDDDRVSKVDFIGTFRNGNFEDRDHQGLSGKRISDIAAASDRVVKARPNVILVHVGTNDLDKPVEPVETAPDRLRALLDGLREACPDAAILVSEVMLNTHTDVQAKINVFNQALNGIVTEKQNAGEHIAVVPMGNLLTSEDLAANDYKHPGNQGYKKMAGAWFNAIDEANSRSWIKNPVEPEVTSGVGLGGTGSSRNICDGNNWERVGTVTPPLLKVWNEQGIFAYDGRLPTAKWVQWADINGDGRDDYLAIQKDGAVHAALFDENGQLARVVRNFAAGVNGFSGDKVHFADIDGDGYADYVLQAINGSATVSINTHNVGSKTGERNFEAPRLIAGGVDDVPGSKIRYADLNGDGRADYLILYDGGAVKAYINNGDYRFHEYGTVATGVSGAPGSRVVLTDVDGDGYADYVILAVERELPSAGCMADSDCSGECDSEEDYFCQNDGKCKCEKKPEKECSKTADCLGGWRPGKEANERIIRIIMASSVKMGEHGILLQGVSGICCSLISSRAKSDGALRDFEECHCLVAYVDGRATEYECDPKDDWEVCDSHCPGAIGFCMFSQREDLTHRVCHCLDNVESLKRRDLSVLSANITMDRSAPSGQMQNQKRADGAESANPITFMRNTHKLATDGSGGNWAERTLLSTGVQNPEGSVHFAKFIHDKIPDYVVVANPDTDPAFGVWSGTGMYDKAGAIRFADLDGDGRDDYIRVSINGAVDAWLNKGVNSLVRLPGLAPGLKGVTPEKVQFADVNGDGKADYLVVWEGGAVEAYLNTGQLAPSGKGDGRNWREKMVIAPGINGVLGDKIRFADIDGDGRADLLVLYDGGGIDGYLNTGVLNQDSSKRSWQKLSGPFAAGVNGVPGSKVRLADIDGDGLADYLVLYDGGAVHAYRNTGNVADDPNSRNFDDWGVIAEGVSGISGKNVYFADLSGDGKADYVAINEDGSIELLANKCGA